One stretch of Halobacillus litoralis DNA includes these proteins:
- a CDS encoding HsdM family class I SAM-dependent methyltransferase translates to MFSPQRTMGQYTTPKETVHYMTRKLLSELPTKSNMKILDPATGDGIFIHTLLEEGLSTENLYAFDIDRKTAAPHPDIHFYYEDFLKVDQPGKYDAIIGNPPYKSKRQSPYFSENRERIQRDFGKVGIHNLYSLFIHKGIQCLKPGGVMTMIVQDSFLTNIYYKSFREFLLKETEIKEIVLAPRRLFHKGKADVRTAIITLKKRGMEAVPSTEMRLVDRLKEQDYDHPPEHLIQYLSQRTFEQMPANNFTINVPEDILKHFETPHRTLGSVLKGGTGISTGDDRFFLRSFKDGHVPPEWIPFYKNGGRKDAWYYEPKYYIHKNWPDYVERNTSFTVRNRSYFYQRGITCSSMGVDFSAALLPEGSLFGVNANLFPEHEEDLYYFLSLLNSKLIKYMVRKVLNRTNMITSGYIKKIPYIEPAPLQKQVMIETARSIVDKKKEDPSFQTDEWQSLVDQTVYEIYGISSSSRSKVHDFCHDIMEKI, encoded by the coding sequence ATGTTTTCTCCTCAAAGGACGATGGGGCAATATACAACCCCGAAAGAAACGGTGCATTATATGACTCGGAAGCTTTTATCAGAACTTCCTACAAAGAGCAACATGAAGATTCTTGACCCGGCGACCGGGGACGGCATTTTCATCCATACATTGTTGGAAGAAGGCCTTTCAACAGAAAATCTCTATGCTTTTGATATCGACCGAAAAACAGCGGCTCCTCATCCTGATATTCATTTTTACTATGAAGATTTTCTAAAGGTTGATCAACCAGGGAAATATGACGCAATCATAGGCAATCCTCCCTACAAATCTAAACGGCAAAGTCCTTACTTTTCCGAAAACCGAGAAAGAATTCAACGTGATTTTGGAAAGGTTGGTATTCATAACTTATATTCCCTCTTCATTCACAAAGGCATACAATGCTTGAAGCCCGGCGGGGTGATGACAATGATTGTACAAGATTCATTCCTTACAAATATTTACTACAAAAGCTTTCGTGAATTTCTACTAAAAGAGACCGAAATCAAAGAAATCGTTCTTGCTCCAAGACGCCTTTTCCATAAAGGGAAAGCCGATGTACGTACAGCCATCATTACTCTAAAGAAAAGAGGCATGGAAGCCGTTCCCTCCACAGAAATGAGGCTGGTAGACCGTCTGAAGGAGCAAGATTATGACCATCCTCCTGAGCATCTCATCCAGTATCTATCACAACGAACGTTTGAGCAGATGCCCGCTAATAACTTTACAATCAATGTACCTGAAGATATCTTGAAACATTTCGAAACCCCACACCGAACCCTGGGAAGTGTCCTTAAAGGTGGGACAGGCATATCTACCGGAGACGATCGTTTTTTCTTACGGTCATTCAAGGATGGACATGTGCCACCCGAATGGATTCCTTTTTATAAAAATGGCGGAAGGAAGGATGCCTGGTATTATGAACCGAAATACTACATCCACAAAAATTGGCCGGACTATGTCGAGAGAAATACAAGTTTCACGGTACGGAACCGCTCCTATTTCTACCAGAGAGGCATCACCTGCTCGTCCATGGGGGTGGATTTCTCCGCTGCCTTACTCCCAGAAGGATCCTTGTTCGGAGTGAACGCCAACCTCTTCCCAGAACATGAGGAGGATCTGTACTACTTTCTCAGTCTGTTAAACAGCAAGTTGATTAAATATATGGTAAGAAAAGTCCTCAACCGTACAAACATGATCACGTCTGGCTACATCAAGAAGATTCCGTACATAGAACCTGCCCCTCTGCAAAAGCAGGTAATGATTGAAACTGCTCGGAGTATCGTTGATAAGAAAAAAGAGGATCCATCTTTTCAAACGGATGAATGGCAGTCGCTGGTGGATCAAACCGTTTATGAAATCTATGGAATTTCGAGTTCCAGTCGTTCCAAAGTCCATGATTTCTGCCATGATATTATGGAGAAGATTTGA
- a CDS encoding carboxymuconolactone decarboxylase family protein gives MPWIKPVKQKEMKELNAQKNIPNPAPLFDRLLANNEALYEAFLPLQKAIKETDFPDDLREAVITFVSMKNGCKYCTDSHSKLLEELVDQEDVLDWLSHYEESDMSEEWKAVLTYANHIIAKPVEVTKEDVERLKEHGYDARKISALNQTVAYTSYTNQLSMGLGL, from the coding sequence ATGCCATGGATTAAACCTGTAAAACAAAAAGAAATGAAGGAACTCAACGCACAAAAAAATATTCCCAATCCAGCCCCTTTGTTTGATCGGTTGCTGGCGAATAATGAAGCACTATATGAAGCTTTTCTCCCCTTGCAGAAAGCGATTAAGGAGACAGACTTTCCAGACGACTTGCGAGAAGCGGTCATCACGTTCGTTTCCATGAAGAATGGATGCAAATACTGCACGGATAGTCATTCCAAATTACTTGAAGAGCTGGTAGATCAGGAGGATGTGTTGGACTGGCTTAGCCATTATGAGGAATCTGACATGAGTGAGGAATGGAAAGCTGTACTTACGTATGCGAACCACATAATTGCTAAACCAGTAGAAGTGACGAAAGAAGATGTGGAACGGTTGAAGGAGCATGGTTATGATGCTCGGAAAATATCAGCGTTAAATCAAACGGTTGCTTATACAAGTTATACGAATCAACTTTCAATGGGGTTGGGATTATAA
- a CDS encoding biotin transporter BioY has protein sequence MKSSRLSAYDITLGSLFVALMAIGANITAFMPFLQVMGVPLTLQTFFAILAGLVLGSRLGSFSVLVYALLGLVGAPIFAGFKGGISTLISPTFGFILSFIVVAYAVGKIAESKRNLPTYITAALVGIVVNYFIGVNLFYLAMNFWVGGDGIGFVVAWSSMVPFLIKDIGLAIVSAFFAIRLEKTLLQRTPLRQAA, from the coding sequence ATGAAATCATCTCGTTTATCGGCTTACGACATTACCTTGGGAAGCTTGTTCGTTGCTCTCATGGCGATCGGAGCCAACATCACCGCATTCATGCCATTTTTACAAGTCATGGGCGTACCGCTGACACTTCAAACATTCTTCGCTATTCTCGCAGGGCTCGTCCTGGGGAGCAGGTTAGGCTCATTCTCTGTTCTTGTTTATGCGCTTCTAGGGTTGGTGGGTGCGCCAATTTTTGCTGGATTTAAAGGGGGAATATCCACCCTTATCTCCCCAACATTTGGATTTATTTTATCTTTTATTGTCGTCGCTTATGCTGTTGGGAAAATTGCAGAGTCTAAGCGGAACCTTCCGACCTATATTACCGCAGCCCTTGTCGGCATTGTAGTGAACTATTTTATTGGTGTGAATCTATTCTATCTTGCTATGAACTTCTGGGTTGGAGGAGATGGTATAGGTTTTGTTGTGGCATGGTCAAGTATGGTGCCATTTTTAATTAAAGATATTGGCTTAGCCATTGTGTCCGCGTTCTTTGCTATCCGACTAGAAAAGACACTGTTACAACGGACGCCGTTAAGGCAGGCCGCCTAA
- a CDS encoding M24 family metallopeptidase, whose protein sequence is MEHRLEQFSQYLKDTNVDAAFINSTENFFYLTGFHTDPHERLLGLLVFPEAAPIAVLPGMEKGQIRDAGWTKEVIGYADHENPWQLMADKMKENGIANVKTVGIEKQVLSYGRSESFFELFEDVKVEDIEGQLNDMRVVKDDHEISIMKEAAELADFGVSVGVEALEEGITEMEVLAKIEYELKKKGVAEMSFSTMVLFGEKSGQPHGNPGDRRLKPGDFVLFDLGVVWKGYTSDITRTFAYRSVNEEQKAIYNKVKEALDASLAISKPGTRIGDLDQVARDIISDAGYGDKFPHRIGHGLGINVHEFPSMSHLNEGVLKEGMTYTIEPGIYDPEVGGVRLEDDVLVTADGYVTLTKTPKELRIIE, encoded by the coding sequence TTGGAACATCGATTGGAACAATTTTCTCAATACTTAAAAGACACAAACGTTGATGCAGCGTTTATTAATTCAACAGAAAACTTTTTTTATCTGACTGGATTCCATACAGATCCACACGAAAGGCTGCTCGGATTGCTCGTCTTCCCAGAAGCGGCTCCGATTGCTGTACTGCCCGGTATGGAAAAAGGTCAAATCCGTGATGCTGGATGGACGAAGGAAGTGATTGGTTATGCCGATCACGAAAACCCATGGCAGTTGATGGCCGACAAGATGAAAGAAAACGGCATTGCCAACGTGAAAACGGTAGGGATAGAAAAACAAGTTCTTTCCTACGGGCGCAGTGAATCCTTTTTTGAGCTCTTTGAAGATGTGAAGGTTGAAGATATTGAAGGACAATTGAACGACATGCGTGTCGTCAAAGATGATCATGAAATCAGCATTATGAAAGAAGCGGCGGAGCTTGCAGACTTCGGAGTGAGTGTCGGGGTTGAAGCACTTGAAGAGGGAATCACCGAAATGGAAGTTCTCGCTAAGATTGAATATGAATTGAAGAAAAAAGGCGTTGCGGAAATGTCCTTCTCTACGATGGTCCTGTTCGGTGAAAAATCAGGTCAGCCCCACGGAAATCCTGGTGACCGTCGTCTGAAGCCAGGAGACTTTGTTTTATTCGACCTTGGTGTTGTATGGAAAGGATACACATCCGATATTACCCGTACCTTTGCTTATCGATCGGTGAATGAGGAGCAAAAGGCGATTTACAATAAAGTAAAGGAAGCCCTGGACGCTTCACTTGCCATCAGTAAACCGGGAACACGAATTGGTGATCTTGACCAAGTCGCACGTGACATCATTTCAGATGCCGGTTACGGAGACAAGTTCCCGCACCGCATTGGTCACGGTCTTGGAATCAACGTGCACGAATTCCCTTCCATGAGTCATTTGAATGAAGGCGTCTTAAAAGAAGGTATGACATACACGATTGAGCCTGGTATCTATGATCCGGAAGTCGGCGGGGTGCGTTTGGAAGACGATGTACTCGTTACAGCAGACGGATATGTGACATTGACAAAAACACCGAAAGAACTGCGTATTATTGAATAA
- a CDS encoding lmo0954 family membrane protein, protein MKKFLLFLAGLVALTVLLANLGPMILLGVSVWLLYVVFKQFMKSDSTAGKIGWVVLGLIILSVAVSNIYAVIGVAAAFALYWVYKNWTSKSEEVRSTKSDDPFTNFERQWAEMNK, encoded by the coding sequence ATGAAGAAATTTTTACTATTCCTGGCTGGATTAGTCGCTCTTACTGTATTGCTCGCCAATTTAGGGCCGATGATCCTCCTAGGTGTAAGTGTCTGGCTGCTGTATGTCGTGTTCAAGCAGTTCATGAAAAGTGATTCTACGGCCGGAAAGATCGGCTGGGTCGTTCTTGGATTGATCATTCTCAGTGTAGCCGTCTCAAATATCTATGCAGTGATCGGTGTAGCAGCTGCTTTTGCACTTTATTGGGTCTATAAAAATTGGACAAGCAAAAGCGAAGAGGTACGTTCAACCAAGTCTGATGATCCTTTTACCAACTTTGAACGTCAATGGGCAGAAATGAACAAATAA
- a CDS encoding PspA/IM30 family protein yields MANLFTRLKDSITADLHEALDQKEQKNPIAMLNQYLRESEKETEKVRKLVERQYRLKDEFSRELQKAQDMADKRRRQAEVAEKAGESTMYEFAVKEQEEYEARADRLQASRRDSIEQLEALERKYEEMKHKLKDMHLKRMDLMGRENIARAHHRMNRVMEGTADKPYSRFSEIDRYIEDLEYKVNSAYYHSTFDSKMAQLEKEMEKREEVPAK; encoded by the coding sequence ATGGCTAACTTATTTACGAGATTGAAAGATTCCATTACAGCAGACTTGCACGAGGCGTTGGACCAAAAAGAACAAAAGAATCCAATCGCCATGTTAAATCAGTATTTGCGAGAAAGTGAAAAAGAAACGGAGAAGGTAAGAAAGCTTGTGGAGCGACAGTACCGATTGAAAGATGAATTTTCCCGTGAGTTACAGAAAGCACAGGATATGGCGGACAAGCGCAGACGCCAGGCTGAAGTTGCTGAAAAAGCAGGGGAATCCACAATGTATGAATTCGCCGTCAAAGAGCAGGAAGAATATGAGGCAAGAGCTGACCGTCTTCAAGCATCAAGAAGGGACAGCATCGAACAGCTGGAGGCTCTTGAGCGCAAATATGAAGAAATGAAACACAAACTGAAGGATATGCATTTAAAACGGATGGACTTGATGGGGCGTGAAAACATTGCCCGTGCTCATCATCGCATGAATCGTGTAATGGAGGGCACAGCGGACAAGCCTTACTCCAGATTTTCAGAAATTGACCGCTACATTGAAGACCTCGAGTACAAAGTGAACAGCGCCTATTATCATAGTACGTTTGACAGTAAGATGGCCCAACTGGAAAAAGAAATGGAGAAACGGGAAGAAGTACCCGCTAAATAG